One Chryseobacterium sp. StRB126 genomic region harbors:
- a CDS encoding sensor histidine kinase → MEIKKLNIIITLGFVAIIGILVAQLLWTRQAYDLEDKKFNQTVNIALLEVAEKLSGGKTSFTESPIQNISNDYYVVNINNDFHPAVLEHYLKTEFTRFQINTNYVYALYNCRSDRMIYGKYISTHQKSTNNKVIKFPKHKNLVYYFSIRFPDKATYLVNSLRFWYLLTFALIIILLVYVYSIYTIIQQKKFSELQRDFINNMTHEFKTPLSSILLASEALTKQHLIKENPKLKTYTSIITDQSHKLNNHIEKILNIAKNDASGLSLKLQRIVLLPFITEIADTIIQKNENLTIRIEIENTTSITADEFHFTNIVYNILDNSIKYCDTTPTIFISSSKDSKGLYLKFKDNGIGIPSKNIPHIFDKFYRINTQKSDEVNGFGLGLFYVKKIVQQHNWKISVENNTDKGITITLFLPF, encoded by the coding sequence ATGGAGATCAAGAAACTTAATATTATCATCACCCTTGGGTTTGTCGCTATCATCGGAATTTTAGTAGCTCAACTTCTATGGACCCGACAGGCATATGATCTTGAAGATAAAAAGTTTAATCAGACCGTCAATATCGCTTTGCTGGAAGTAGCGGAAAAATTATCCGGTGGAAAAACATCTTTTACTGAAAGTCCGATACAAAATATTTCCAATGATTATTACGTGGTAAATATCAACAATGATTTTCATCCTGCCGTACTCGAACATTATTTAAAAACTGAATTCACCCGTTTTCAAATCAATACCAATTATGTGTATGCGCTCTATAACTGCCGTAGCGACAGAATGATCTATGGGAAATATATATCCACCCATCAGAAAAGCACTAATAATAAGGTGATAAAATTTCCGAAACATAAAAATCTGGTTTATTATTTTTCTATCCGTTTCCCGGATAAAGCCACTTATCTGGTCAATTCGTTACGATTTTGGTATCTACTTACTTTTGCCCTTATAATCATTCTTCTGGTGTATGTATATTCCATATATACGATCATTCAACAGAAAAAATTCTCCGAACTTCAAAGAGATTTTATCAATAATATGACCCATGAGTTCAAAACTCCGTTATCTTCCATACTTTTAGCCTCCGAAGCACTTACCAAGCAGCATCTTATCAAAGAAAACCCAAAGCTTAAGACTTACACTTCCATTATCACAGATCAAAGCCATAAACTGAACAATCATATCGAAAAAATATTGAATATTGCTAAGAACGATGCTTCAGGATTATCATTGAAACTTCAAAGAATCGTTTTATTACCATTCATCACAGAAATTGCAGACACGATCATACAAAAGAATGAAAATCTTACGATCCGGATAGAGATTGAAAATACAACGTCCATCACTGCAGATGAGTTTCACTTCACCAATATCGTGTATAACATTCTTGATAATTCCATCAAGTATTGTGATACAACCCCAACCATTTTTATTTCATCTTCTAAAGATTCAAAAGGTTTATATTTAAAATTTAAAGATAATGGAATTGGGATTCCATCTAAAAATATTCCTCATATTTTTGATAAATTTTATAGGATAAATACTCAAAAAAGTGATGAGGTAAACGGTTTTGGACTAGGATTGTTCTATGTAAAAAAGATCGTTCAACAGCATAACTGGAAAATTTCAGTTGAAAATAATACTGATAAAGGAATTACCATTACTTTATTTTTACCCTTTTAA
- a CDS encoding DUF1573 domain-containing protein, which yields MKNLKITALLAVLTCSPFYAGIFPVDNTSVVKTIADVVKWKSESIDVGNIPQGKPKLIRFEFTNTSAKPIVIENVAPSCGCTTADYTKTPILPGKKGFVEASYNAASPGMFMKTVSVTTSDSKTPKTLSFKGVVVS from the coding sequence ATGAAAAATTTAAAAATTACTGCCCTTTTAGCTGTTTTAACATGCTCTCCTTTTTATGCGGGTATATTTCCTGTTGACAATACTTCCGTTGTAAAAACAATTGCAGACGTTGTTAAATGGAAGTCTGAATCTATTGACGTGGGAAATATCCCTCAAGGGAAGCCTAAATTGATCAGATTTGAATTTACCAATACCTCTGCAAAGCCAATTGTAATAGAAAATGTAGCACCATCATGTGGCTGTACAACGGCAGACTATACAAAAACACCAATCCTTCCTGGAAAAAAAGGATTCGTAGAAGCCAGCTATAATGCGGCAAGCCCGGGAATGTTTATGAAAACCGTTAGCGTTACCACAAGCGACAGTAAAACCCCTAAAACGCTATCATTCAAAGGAGTAGTCGTTTCCTAG
- a CDS encoding SDR family oxidoreductase: protein MSLYTQPMLREGALKDKVAIVTGGGSGLGKAMTKYFLELGAHVVITSRNLEKLQTTAKELEAETGGKVLCVACDVRNWDEVEAMKEATLKEFGKIDILLNNAAGNFISPTEKLTHSAFDSILDIVLKGTKNCTLSVGKHWIDSKTPGTVLNIVTTYAWTGSAYVVPSACAKAGVLAMTRSLAVEWAKYGIRFNAIAPGPFPTKGAWDRLLPGDLQEKFDMKKKVPLRRVGEHQELANLAAYLVSDYSAYMNGEVVTIDGGEWLQGAGEFNMLEAIPSEMWDALEAMIKSKKSN from the coding sequence ATGAGTCTATATACACAACCGATGTTGCGCGAAGGTGCACTGAAAGATAAAGTAGCAATTGTAACCGGTGGCGGAAGCGGTCTTGGAAAAGCGATGACCAAATATTTTCTTGAACTGGGAGCCCATGTGGTAATTACTTCCAGAAATCTGGAAAAATTACAGACGACAGCAAAGGAACTGGAGGCAGAAACAGGCGGTAAAGTTCTTTGTGTAGCCTGCGATGTGAGAAATTGGGATGAGGTGGAAGCGATGAAAGAAGCTACGCTGAAAGAATTCGGGAAAATTGATATTCTGTTGAATAATGCTGCAGGAAACTTTATTTCTCCAACAGAAAAACTGACTCATTCTGCTTTTGATTCTATTTTGGATATCGTTCTAAAAGGAACAAAAAACTGTACACTTTCTGTAGGAAAACATTGGATAGATTCTAAAACTCCGGGAACTGTACTGAATATTGTAACGACTTATGCATGGACGGGTTCTGCTTATGTTGTTCCGTCTGCTTGTGCAAAAGCAGGAGTATTGGCAATGACAAGATCCCTGGCCGTAGAATGGGCAAAATATGGAATCCGTTTCAATGCCATTGCTCCGGGACCTTTCCCAACAAAAGGGGCGTGGGACAGACTTCTTCCGGGAGATCTGCAGGAAAAATTCGATATGAAGAAAAAAGTTCCGTTAAGAAGAGTAGGAGAACATCAGGAGCTGGCAAACCTTGCTGCTTATCTTGTTTCTGATTATTCTGCTTATATGAATGGTGAAGTAGTAACTATCGATGGTGGAGAGTGGCTTCAGGGAGCTGGAGAGTTCAATATGCTTGAAGCTATTCCAAGTGAAATGTGGGATGCCTTAGAAGCAATGATTAAATCAAAAAAATCAAACTAA